CACGAGCAGCACCCAGGAACCTTCCGTCCCGGCAGGGGCGGCGGAGGCCCGCGCGAGGGCGTCCTCCAGGGCCGGGACGACCTCGAGGAGCGTGTCGGCGCGCACGACCTCCGGCGGGACGTCGGAACGCGCGGCCAGCTCGACGATCCCCTCGAGGGCGCTCGTGCGACCCGTGCCGGCCCGGCCGGCGACGACCACGGGGCCCCCGAGGAGGTCGACCGTCAGCACGCCGACCGCGTCTGCGTCCACGGCGACCGGGGTGCGGCTGCCCTGCGGCGCCGGCAGCGCGTCGGCGGGCAAGCGGGTGGGCATCGGCGGCACGGCGGCCGATCCCCGGCCGGCCGTCCGCGGCTCCAGGAGCGCCGCGACCTCGCGCATCCGCTCGGCCTGCACGGGCGTGCCCGCGCCGCCCGTGGTCGCCACCTGCAGCATCTGCTTGCCGAGCAGACCGGTGCCCGGCGTGGTCTCGGCGTCGAGCACGTTGCCGGGGGCGCCGAGCATCAGGTAGTCGTCGTTCGTCGTCATCCGCAGGATGATCCGGCGGCCGAAGGACGCCGCGATCGAGGTCGGGACGCCGGTGCGCCCGGGGGCGGTGGCGATGACGTGGACGCCGACGCGGCGGCCGTTCTGCAGCACGTTCTGGAGGTGCTCGACGTGGTCGCGGGCGAGCCCGCCGGCCTTCTCGAACGCCTCGAGCACGGCGGGCAGGTTGTCGAGCAGCAGGTAGACCCGGGGCAGCACGTGCCCGGCCCGCGCGAGGTCCTCGAGGTCGGCGCACCCGTTCGAGGCGAGGGCGGCCGAGCGGTCGGCGACCGTGCGCTTGAGGAGCCGCACGAGGCGCAGCACGCGGCCCAGCTGGGTCTCGCCCACCACGGCCTCGACGGTGGGCAGGTCGGCGATGGCCTGGAGGCCGCCACCGGCGTAGTCGATGGCGTAGACGTACGGCGCGACGCCGTGCGTGCTCCACGCGTCGCCCACCGACGCGGTGACGGTAGCGGTGCGGAGCAGCTCCGTCTTGCCCGAGCCGGAGGCGCCGTGGACGAGCAGGTGCCCCACCCCGGTGAGGTCGACGTCGAGCCGGGGCTGGCGCTGGTGGGCCGGGTCGTCGATCCCGCCCAGGTGCAGGTGGCCGGACGGCTGCAGCCCCGCCTCCCGCCGGAGCTCGTCGAGGTCGAGGAGCAGCTCGGCGGGCAGCGGCGGCAGCCAGGGCTTCGGCGGGGCGGGGACCCCCGAGCGCCGGAACGCGGTGACGATCGTCGTCACGCAGCGCTCGAGGTCGGTCCGCGGGTCGAGCCGGGCGTCGGCGGCGGTGTCGGCGCGCGCGGCGCTCGCGGCGCTGAAGGCGTGGACCGTGACGGGGGAGCCGGTGCCGTCGATGGGCTGCCGGGCGCCCGTCCACGCCGACTGCACCAGCTCGGCCGTGCCGTGACCGGTGCGGCGCAGCCACGCGCGACCCGGGGTCCGCCGGGAGATCCGGGCGGCCTCGGGGGAGTCGATGACGTCCCGCGAGTCGTCGGCGGCGGACACCCGCAGCGCGATGCGCAGGTCGGTGTTGGCCCGGATGTTGCCGGTCACGACGCCGGCCGGCCGCTGCGTCGCGAGGAGCACGTGCATGCCGAGCGAGCGGCCCCGCTGGGCGATGTTGACCATGCCGTCGACGAAGTCCGGCACCTCGGCGGTGAGGGCGGCGAACTCGTCGACGCAGATGAGCAGGCTCGGCGGCGCCTTGTCGGGGTGCTCGCGCTCGAGCTGGGTGAGGTCCTTGACGCCGTACTCGCCCAGCAGGTGCTCCCGCGCGGTGATCTCGGCGCCGAGGGACGTGAGGGCCCGCTGCACGAGCGCCGGCGTGAGGTCGGTGATGTAGCCGACGGTGTGCGGCAGGTCGGCGCACTCCCGGAACGCCGCGCCACCCTTGTAGTCGACGAGCAGGAAGCTGATCCGGTTCACGGGGTTGTTCAGCGCGAGCGAGCAGATGAGGGTCTGCAGCAGCTCCGACTTGCCGGAGCCGGTCGTGCCCGCCACCAGGCCGTGCGGGCCGTCGTCGCGGAGGTCGATGGTGACCGTGCCGTCGATGCCGGCGCCGATCTGGGCGCGCAGCCCCCGGCTCGCCCCCCAGCGCCGCAGCACGGCCTCGGTGTCGTCGAGGTCCTCGAGGTCCCCGCTGACCTCCGGCAGTCGCACGACGGCGGGGATCGAGGTGGAGGCGGGCAGCACGGCCGCCTCGTCGACGTACGCCGTCATGGTGCGCGCGCTGCGCCACGCGTGCGCGAGGGTGACGGCGTCGGGGGTGTCGATGCGGTCGACGCCCCCGCGGTCGCCGATGTTGACGCTCCCGTCCTCGAGGTCGACGAGCAGGCCCGTGGCCGCCGGCACCTCGGCACGGCGGCGGCCGAGCCAGAGCAGGTGGAGGCCCCGCTCGGCGCCGACGGCCGCCACCGCCTCGACGGTGCGGCGGGGGATCCCCGCGTCCTCGTCGATGATGCAGAGCGTGTGGCCGCGGCCCCCGTCCTCGCTCGCGAGGTGGTCGAGCAGCGCCGTCGCCGCGCCGGGGCCGATCGCGACCGGCGGCTCCCCGCCGACGCGGGTCGTGGCGTGCGGGAGCCAGCGGAGCCACGCCTCGTGGTGCGCGCGGCCGCGCCCGAGGCAGGCCGCGACGGTGAGGTCCGCGGGGGAGTGGTCGAAGGCCAGCCGCAGGCTGAGCGCCCGCACGAGGGCGTCCACCGCGTCGGTCTCGCCGGTGAGCGCCAGGAGCCCGTGGGCGGTGAGGTCGACGACGACCGGCATGTCCGGCAGC
This Nocardioides alkalitolerans DNA region includes the following protein-coding sequences:
- a CDS encoding FtsK/SpoIIIE domain-containing protein — protein: MQQWTLSLSTPPESGLPSVDVVVHAKPDATVADLARAFGRHLAPHQAHLMLVPVDGGHPWPADRVLTECGLRTGDLLDVVTAPASWLHRHSSTSRPRAVLRVVDGPDSGQRLQVRSNALTVGRGTTCTMRLTDPLVSTQHVRVVLGTRPTVYDAGSANGTTVAGEQVTTGREVDWGTPIRLGRTTVVVDPGEVPVDDTAVSVFRPPRFGEPLLDETLDVPSPPTRNRPSPLPWAMLALPMIMGLAIFARSQTPYALVYMLAWPMFGYLGWRQQQRAARKQFEEEAAEWRTDVDGMLALIDDQARRQREQFHDDYPDAETLRTRAAQRDPYLWARSETRTAFLHTRLGIGTVPALLRGDVKDGGDRPLRREVAAELEARATLPDMPVVVDLTAHGLLALTGETDAVDALVRALSLRLAFDHSPADLTVAACLGRGRAHHEAWLRWLPHATTRVGGEPPVAIGPGAATALLDHLASEDGGRGHTLCIIDEDAGIPRRTVEAVAAVGAERGLHLLWLGRRRAEVPAATGLLVDLEDGSVNIGDRGGVDRIDTPDAVTLAHAWRSARTMTAYVDEAAVLPASTSIPAVVRLPEVSGDLEDLDDTEAVLRRWGASRGLRAQIGAGIDGTVTIDLRDDGPHGLVAGTTGSGKSELLQTLICSLALNNPVNRISFLLVDYKGGAAFRECADLPHTVGYITDLTPALVQRALTSLGAEITAREHLLGEYGVKDLTQLEREHPDKAPPSLLICVDEFAALTAEVPDFVDGMVNIAQRGRSLGMHVLLATQRPAGVVTGNIRANTDLRIALRVSAADDSRDVIDSPEAARISRRTPGRAWLRRTGHGTAELVQSAWTGARQPIDGTGSPVTVHAFSAASAARADTAADARLDPRTDLERCVTTIVTAFRRSGVPAPPKPWLPPLPAELLLDLDELRREAGLQPSGHLHLGGIDDPAHQRQPRLDVDLTGVGHLLVHGASGSGKTELLRTATVTASVGDAWSTHGVAPYVYAIDYAGGGLQAIADLPTVEAVVGETQLGRVLRLVRLLKRTVADRSAALASNGCADLEDLARAGHVLPRVYLLLDNLPAVLEAFEKAGGLARDHVEHLQNVLQNGRRVGVHVIATAPGRTGVPTSIAASFGRRIILRMTTNDDYLMLGAPGNVLDAETTPGTGLLGKQMLQVATTGGAGTPVQAERMREVAALLEPRTAGRGSAAVPPMPTRLPADALPAPQGSRTPVAVDADAVGVLTVDLLGGPVVVAGRAGTGRTSALEGIVELAARSDVPPEVVRADTLLEVVPALEDALARASAAPAGTEGSWVLLVADDVQRWDAACTDDAHKTARTRLLELLDAAALAAVVSVDVTEARKPGLLPGLVTALKQRRRGFLLHPEWNEGDVFGVTVPTKTLEPLTGPGRGLWCEAGSATVAQLVAATHERQDG